The genomic segment TCTTCCAGAaaacatttccttctctcctaatATCCTCTACCTcatccactacccccctcccttattACTGTACATTATTGCCTACTTCTCCGCAGTACTACCTCTCTGAACGCTACTCCCTCTTACATACGTCCCCGTCCAACTGGTTCTACCTCTACAAACCATTCGAATATTCCAGTAATGGCTCTTAAATAAATAGTCGGCAAAGTTTCCTTCAGCATCCACCCTCATCGTTCACACGTCGTCACAGGTACATCCAAATcccaatggttaatggttaagataaatgtgcttgACTTCtaaggtcatataacactataggaaggtatagtaaagggggatgtcaggtgatagttgcaatgtgtcaactatctagaatagtgttgaaaggttgaagatgagggaaaatatTATGGTGGtataggtaagggagttagatcaagtgaaggatatttatgctaATGCTTATTATCAACCCTGACTTCACTGCCAAGCCCATCCCTGCCCAGCCTCATCCCTTTCTCAATACTTATCCGGAACGCTCTCCGTCTCTtcgacaaggactggtcagatgGTGGAGTCTTACTTGCCAGCCGCGTGGACATGATACagtatcagtacagtgctacaccaTTTCCTCAAGAGGTCGCAGTAAGCCCTCCAATACTGCCAAGATAACTTTCCGTAGACATGGCCTACCCTTGAGGTTTATATTGGCGGCGAGTCCCTCCCTGTCCGACCACGTCAATTCAACCTAACCCCGTCAATGTCAGAATTCAAACTTGGCTTTATTTTACACGAGTCCAGATAGGAGGCACAGACGAGGTTCTTACTCCCTACTCCAATACTGTCCTttgctctccaccctctctctcctcctacagctcccccagtatctcttcctgaTCCCACTCCCAGTCATATGATTTTGCCATTCTACAACCAGACACCCCATTTCCACCACTATTCCATACACCAATCTCTactgctcctcttcccccttgctCAACTCGTCGCACAAGACAAGCTAACCCCATCTCTTACCGCATTCTCTCCCTCAAATGTCTGTACGTCTCCTCCTCAGAAGTAAACCTtggtttctcagacctccccagcCAACTTAACAATTCAGAAACTCTCGGAAAACTTTAAAAACTACATAATCATGATTCTAAATAATTTGTCTACACCTCATCCATCTTCCTATCTctgctcccattccctctacactCAAGAGTAACTGCCGACATCCCTCCTCATGTTCATCAAAAccctttcctttcactccctctcgtcATATCCCCCCCACGAGCAAAGGATAGAGGAGGCGGCGTACTCTTTCGATATTTCTCTTATTTTAACAATGAATTTCGTAAGGAAGTCCTCAAGAATCTTTTCTGGGGATGGTTACAACGTAAAATAAAAGTGCTACACATCATAGATCATATGGAATGTGGAATGTCAGACCAGGTAATGTTAAAGTAATTCCTCAACCCAGTAATTTACAAGTGCGCAAAATATGAACCCATTATCTTGGAAGATTGGCCTCAGCAAGAAAATGTTTTACATATAAAAATCCTTTATATCTACAAACTacattcaataaaaaaaagtaaagcaaGAGAAAACGATCCCTCCACAGCTGCTCTTACTTATCTATCTCCTtggctcaatttttttttctctctccatgtctctgttCTGTTTTTGACCATGATTTTCCTAACTAATAAACAGCACAAGGATAAAATGGGCTTGTGAACAAAAAGAATGTTTGTGTAACCTTATAAATAccgctttctctttcgtttcaatATCAGCATTACCACTTTCTGATTTCTAGTAttgtatcataaatatatatttatataaatgaataaaagaaggatTTCAGTTTTTACTTTATGTACATAAAATTGTTCCTAAAACACATCGTTCAGTGTAATACAGTGACTCGATTCTCCTTTTAACAATATCTTTAACAATAAGGTCACAGCAGTACCTTGAGATCGAGGCAGACACGTGTGTAAATATAAGGGCAGCTGTGAACAAGTAGCAGTCAtatcatccttaaaaaaaatgcttattttattttcaccttttctttcccttcatttttataGTGCTTAACATTCAAGAAAAAATACTGATACTGTGATTGTGCATGATGTTATAAATCAGCTTAAGGGAGGTGTGTGGGATGAACAAGGGGGAGTGAggtatgagaagaaaaaagaaaaactataaacACTGAGTAGGTAACATATGATGAAAGcttatgtaaaaataataataataaataaataaataaaaataaaggaaacaatcactgaaataataaaaaaaatgcaattctCTATCCAGATGACGTCTTGACAAAAAGCAAATTTAGTACCAAATCCTCACTAACATATCTGACTAGACATGAAATAAAGTTACATTAGCTAAGTGACACGAAAAGTAGAAAGAtggaagggacgaggaagagtGGAGTATAAAGATGAGATGAGGAATTGAAGGAGTGCTGGAGGCAAAGCGGGAGAAAAGCCAAAATGGATAACCAACTACATGTAAAACTTAcctggaaataaaataaaatcccttaaatatatataatgtgcatatgaGTAAAttcaatttagaaaaaaaaaaaagctaacaatctctcttttccatcttctcagCACTGCATCATTAGTATTTAACCTCGTCCTTAGTCTCACTACAGAAACATAACATTATTAAGACTACAAGTACATTACTacctaatataaataataaaaacaagaaccttCACTTCACTTTTTActgaatttttacttttttacattaattttcacatttctttcttcTGAGGATTGTAACAAGCCGTCTTTTATATGGTTGATGGTTTTACTTGCTCTTCGGTAATGTACACATAAAGACTAAGGCATCATTATATAATACAAACCAACATGGTAAGAAAACAAATCTTTCaggaaaagtatgtgtgtgtcattttacatatacatatacattatttatatcaataaagtatatatatactacataaacaaacacatacacaaaaataagatGCTTAAATGCTGTCTTACTGgtacatttctattttattttactttttcttcataTCACATGCAAGTAATGCTTGCACATTTAAAACAATGTAAATGTCTATATCATTAacaaaagaaatgagaggaaatgaaggggaaaatatacaaaacagggaggagggaaaaaaggaaacggtacgtttttgttttgttttcataattaacaatcttataaaagaaaagataattataactCACTCGTCTGAACgcaaacccaagaaaaaaaatcaccagcgACGAGTCCCTtaaaatgcctatatatatattaagtttgtTGACTTCAGTTGTGATCAGCCATATGATGGCCAAGGATATATAAGTCGCAGGTTTACATTTTGTAAACAactcttaaaaaagagaaaaaaaaggaaaaaaagagagaatgagagagagataaaataaaaagacaatgcaGGGGCATATAATTTGCTAAAGGGAGTGGGTagtggtgagggaggaagaggacgagggtaAACTTTGCAGTCAAAACCTCTTGTCTTGCTCTGAACCCCTTTGAATGTTCTTTCACTGGTTTCAGTTCACACCACAAGGACTCTTTTTCGATGGTAAAATAAGAgaacagggaaaaagagagaaagtgcacGTGTGTGAATGTACAGGCATGTATGTTTTGCAGATGTGTGCAGATGCAGCACgtggataaatatgtgtgtgtcaatgGGCATGAGTGGAGAAGTGCACCGAATTAAAAGTACATCAACttggtatatataaacacaagtggGGGTAAAGGTCACAAAATGTCACAGTGAAGGTGGAAGCAGCAAGAATCTGTCCTTGAAATTACCAGTTACTTTACTATTATGATCAATCTATACACATTACAATTATCCCTATCCCTTTTTCTGTTCAGAAGGGTCCTACTGCCTGATAAAAATTAGGTGACAAAATATGACATACTTCTTTTCCATCAGGAGCTTGGAACCTGTATTAATCTTCTAACGAGAAACGTATCCTCAACTTAATTGTCATTTCTGGTCatcatcctcctttttttttatttttattattttttttttatttatggttttatatatatttttttgtttatttttgctttgtttcctTAAAGGCTACAATAATCTTATATAAAAATGTAGAGTATATATCTGCAATTCCAGTAATTTACTACTATACAGTCAAGCCTAGTGATAAAGAGATCGTGACCCAAGGAGAACTGctctgagaaaaaaagaaaaaaaaaatcatagaataaCCCcctttaataaaaattatatatatatataagttaagtaaagtaaaagatagaagaagaaaaaaaaaagcagtgattatgatggtagcaatgatgacaatgatgtttaattataacaaaaaaattaaaaagaaaggggGTATATCTTAAAgaaataagggggagagagagaaaataagtccACTGTGCATCTTCCTCTCAACTTATTAACTACCACTTGGatactctttccttttcttcttctctgtctccttctactacttcttggagagggggaaaagactttttcttcttctctcctttccctcctctgtaCATCCTCACAGTGTACGTGCAAAACACCCGGGGGTCCCGTCTCTTTGTCAAATCACAggagtcttttttctttttttttaaagggctctaagagggaaggggcagcagggggtgggttgggtgaagGAAAAGTGAAGTGTTGCCAGAGGGGatcaaaggggaggggaggaggatagggggacaaAATGGTGCGCCACCCTAAAAGGACTCTCTCGAAGCTTCCAGGACTGcacgaacatacaaacacagacatgttGATGCATGGGATGTGTCTGTGGTCATGAGGGAGGGGTTATGGAAGGCTACAGGGGGGAGGGCTAGGGGGTATGGGGCATAGGATAGCCCCTTAGAGACTCCTCATCGCTCTTCAATGTTCAGGGTCTCTTGTGGGTACAGTTTGTAGTCCATCAAGGTTTTGGATGTGTCGAGAGAGCTcacctgcaaaaaaaaaaggagaagagcgaGTTTAGGATCAACCAGAGCAGTGCATTTTATCCAATTGTCAATCAACTCTATTATTAAATGATTCAGCAAAACCCTGACTGCGACAATTACTGCAAAGCAATGTATCTAATTACATGTTTGTAATAAAACTCTGCTATGTATATCAAGTTACAAACTGCAATCACTTCTCCCTTCTATTGATTGTAATTAAGTAAATATTCAATGCAAGTAATCTAATTCAAAAAGAAAAGGAGTAGCAGTAATTAACTGTATAAAATTAGTTTTAGATATTAAATGGAGAggcttaagaagaagaagaaacagaagatgatggaggagtggggtgagggagagaagaaggggaagaatgagatgggggtgaaggagagtagggataaggaagaagaggtaaaaggggaaaagaggaggaaaaggggatttgggaaggaagaggaggaagtagagggggttggggaaggaggtagagaaagtggggttggggatggaggagggaaaaaagagaaggggtgggggaaaaagaaggagggggcaagaggaggagagcaaggaagaggaagaggaggaggaggaggagaagaagaaagagaaggaggaggaggagaagaagaaagaaaagaaggaggaggaggaagaagaggaggaggaagaagaggaggaggaggaggagcaggagcaggaggagaaggagcaggagcaggagcaggagcaggagcaggagaagaaggaggaggaggaggagaaaaagaagaagaagaagaaggaggaggaaaaggatgaggatgagaaggaggatgaggatgaggagaagatgactgaggatgaggatgaggagaagatgactgaggatgaggatgaggatgaggatgagaagaggaaacgaggagggagaaagaggataaggatgagagggggaaatgaggatgagCATGAGGGGAAAGATaacaaggatgaggatgaggagaagaggacaagaaggaggagaaggaggagagggaaagaagagaaaaagaggagtgggaaagaggaacagaggtgacaaagaaaaagaagaagaagcaagaggaggagacggaggagtaagagatagagaagaaggtggTAGAGGTAGAGAGCAACAAATacttaaaatgaaacaaaacgtaCATCTCTGCGGGGCCAAGACTGAAGACACTTGTATTCATCTGCTGGATATCCTTTGACATGCAGAAAGTTGAGCAGAACCTATGgttgcaaagaaaagaaatatcttttattgatatttctctttGAAATTATTTTGAATTGAACATACAACTTTATCATATAAAAAAAGGCCGTATTTCCTCACTGTACAATTTTTCAACACAGAAACACTTCTCTATAAAATTGTTCTAAACTTTATCGGCTGATGCCCATGAAATCCTGTGCTGACCTGGAGAGTGGTGTTTGCAAGGAAGTTGCGGTGGAAGGTCTCTCCTCCGGGTATCCGAAATCTAAGGGTCGATACTGGTTCTTTGCAGTCTGGCCCAGGCTCATCAGGGAGATCTGTCTCTAATGATGCTCTTACCGCCTGTTTGGAAGAAGggcatttattttgtcttttaattGTCAAGTCTGATGGTGATGGATGGGAAAAGAAAACCaaatgacagaaaaagaaaagttataaAATGCATAAGGAAAAATCCTGccttcatctatatatatttgtctctctaaaACTATAACACTGACCTGCTTAATTGCTTCTTCCTGCTGTTTGATggactccactctctctctctcttgcttctcttccatctctgctTGTTTCTTTGCAGCCGCCtagagaaatatatttttttacataattacAATCAAATGAAAATATTGCCATTTCTCTTCTTAACTAAAGGCAAAAATCCTAAATTGTCCACTAAAACTCTCTATCCTTCATCCCTCTGCAGTATCTTCAAACCTCATACACAAACCTCTAAAAGTTTTCCCCCAAAAAGCTGGAAGACCCTTCaaacattcctcccctccccctcttctacacCCCAGTTCTTCTAAGTGTTATACTCCTATCCACCCACTTTTGCTCTGTCAGCCGCCAGAGATTCTAAGTATGCTGCATCTTGCTCTGCCTTGACTGCCTCCCTGGCTTCCCGTGCCTCCTCCTCTTGCACTTCTGTCACTCTTTGCTCCTCAAACATTTCCATTGCATGGAGTAATGCCGTCATGACCTCATCTAGGACTGCATTGCCTGTTAGTGGTGAAGGTGAAAAATCAAAcattaaaaggtaaaaaaaaaaaaatcagtattaaGCTTACAAGCAAAATAAATCTATAATATCTCATACAATGCACACTGTAAATCATGAATCCCTCTTTTTCACCAACACATTTTAACCAAATACCACAGACttgaaacaaaaaacatcaacatatAGAGAAAACAAAGgggtaataaatataaacaacttTTTTATATTTCACAAAACTTACCATGTATGACTGAGAGAACCTCAATGGTTCCTCTCGTGCGTGTGATGACGAGCAGTGCTGGGAGCTTGTCCACACTGAAAGTCCTTACGGTGGTAGAGGCCATAGAGCCAAAGTGTGTGGTTACCAAGTTCAATAACCTGTGGGAAGGATAAAATAAGggcaaacatgataaaaaaactgTGACTGCTCTTATGTGTTATTTTTAAAAAACTCATAGCATTCAGTTTTCTGAAATACAATCTGTGTCACTAGTCATGGTGGATAAGAacaggatcctgagcatggacaTAGTGTCCTCCCTGAAGCCAGTGCTCTTCCAGAAATGGCTTATGGATGGTatattccacatttgtttattgaCAGAAATAATACAGTGTCCCTTCCTTAATGCCCGTTGAGTCTAATCCCCTCCAAGAGCCTTGTGCTGGGCATTGCCCCCTACTTGGACCTAGGTAGCCTACtactttgaaaacttttgaaCAGCCTGCTTATTGGTACCAGATAAATTCTTAGCTTGATAACCTTAGGGTGAAAATGAATTTATTTGGCCAATTGTACATATATCCCATGAGCACTTTGACTTTAGTGTATTAATTTTGCATACAAACAGATGGCTGTGTAAATGATTAAGCCCTTGGATCCAGGGGGATGTAACCACCACATAATGTAAAATGTAACTTCAGGGCCGAGTgacgtgaacatgccatcatgaaaaaatttggccatACACAGAAGAACTGCCTTGAATTTGTTCTTATGCAATTTTCCTGTTTTAGATTATTTGGCTCTGAAAATAACAAGTAAAGATTCCAGGACTCTTTTCATAAATCATCAAATATCAATTGAGCCATCTCCtaaatttttattgttgtattttattaAAAATACAAATACCGATACGACGAAAATAAAAGTTGAGATGCCTCTTCATAACATTCAGATATGAATTTGTAAAATTACCGATATGATATAAGCAATATATTTTGCAATATCTACCTTGTCTGCTTACTACAATAAATTATCTAAAAAgggtatataacaatataaatgttTCTTGTAATTAGCAGCATTAAATTTGAGATGTGGCAATGGAACAATCAGAGACAATATCACAAAGAAAAGTCAAAGATTTTTCAAAATACTACCCCAGGTGAGATCAGTTAGGCCTACTAATTTTGTGACATGTAAagccatttatgtgtaaataaaattcaaaagaaaaaaaatacagtggaTAGCAGACATGACCACCAGCAGTGGGTTAAGAGGGATACTAAACTTTTACTGAAGAAGCATTTCATTCTGACAGATGTTCAGTTAGTGTTGACTAATATGGATGCCTTATGTCAAAGCAAGTACCATTGTTTGTTTTGAGTGTGTCTTTAGAGAAACCTCATCTACACTTATTTCTTCTATCATGAAGCTATATAAATCAGGATATTTCAACGTAAATAATACAATTACCCGCACGGCAACTTTGACTTGCTTTCCTGCTTGGTGAGAATCTAATTTGTAGGGTACCATATCCCTATACTTACCTGGCTTTGTTAGCTTCATGTGTGAGATCCCAACCCCAAACCACAAAGTTTGCTGAGAGGTAGTCCACTGTGGAGAGCTGACAGAGAGCTTGTGAGCAGAAAACGTTGGACAAGACGCTGCCATCATGATGTAAATATACAGCCAACAACTTTCTCTGTTAAAAGGTAGGAGAGATGATTTATTGGTTAATTaatatattttcaatattttttctaaataatcttgaatatatacaaaatcatGCAATGCCTTCTACCTCCTGAAAATGTTCTAGTACAATTCCATAAAATATCAATTTACATGGCACAttagtgtatgtataaataaataggttaTGCAATTCCCAACTGCAGCAATTAAACCAAGTTGCTAATGCATTGTAAATACAATCCATTTGAGTATAAAGGAGCATTATAGACACTATAACACATCTTTCGACATTCCAGATGCCTACATTTTTTGCTGGCAGCTGAACAGACTCCTTGAGCGCATCTTCTAGGGATCCCTGGTAGAACATGGGCACACAATTGCCATAACGGTTGCGGAACTCCTCTGAGAAGTGTATTACACCCATCACCTCATCCTCTATATCGGCAGGGACTGAAgacgaaataaagagaaacaaactcttcattacttttacttttataaaGGCTTATGTCTATGAacatatgaataataagaatgtATTTCAACTTATCTAATTGTAAGTGCTTACATAGCCTTAAAATAAAagcatttccctctctctactgaTCTTTTCAAAATCTATCCTTATACACCCTCAATCTATCCTTTTATCAAATACTCACTTAGCGTCTGTGGCTTCTTGGACGAGGGCACATCTACATCCATCATCCCAAAGAAGTCGTCGTCATCATTGAGAAGCTCCGGAGTGTCTTCAAATTCTTCACCGGAGGCATTATCATCCTCCGTATCCACCAGTGTCTTGAGGGGTCAAGGCATATTTGTTAAACAAAATGCAGGTACAGCTTCTACTAACTTACTCTAGAGTATGTACTGTGGAGCTTTAGATGTCAACCAAGCTGATGCTGGAACCAGACTGACCACTGCTCTGACTTTTGAACTGATTACAAGGCCTTTTAATACAGTACTGAATGAAATATTTCTGAactttaattaataaaaaatatcaatcttCAGCAAAAATGTTCAAAGGCCTTTTGAGCAAAGTGTATGCATATCATAAAGCTAATATGGTCATATGATGCAATATATTGGCACATGCTGACCGTGGGCATCAGAAATGTTAACGCAAATAAAGAACTTCATGTTGGTAAAATAgtcatgaacataatgataactgatatgttaataaaactaatgattgcAGAAGTGGTGATACCATACAATTTCTAAATAACATTTAGAGTACAACTAACATATGAATTCATATGTAGCTAAaatcaaaatacaacaaaaatacatagGAATTCTTGCAACAATGAGAGTCAGTTTTGCAAACTTTCAGGCAGTATTGTTTGATACAGCGGATCCATATTTTAAGGGAAAGGTATAagtctttttaaaaaatctgtgGAGAATTAGTCAGTCTGTACTGAAGGGAAagtagcaaggaggaggaggaggggaagacaaaataaaaaactatatatatgtataacttgcATCCCCCAAACAATGTtcaagagagatgaaagagttgGGGGAAAAGAAGGATTGCCATTAAGATATGTTACCTTTCTCTGGGCTCGTGGTGTACGTTCCCGAACAAGTTTCCGCACTGTTAAGTGGTGCTGTTTGCTAATCCCTGATGAATTTAAAGTGGCCtgtaagataaagaaacaaataaatagaaaacgagggtaaaaggagataaagacaaaaatgttTTGTAAATCTATTCTACTATAGATCACTTTCATATTATATCTTTCAGTCATTTGCTTTTTCACTAACTATAAATTATATAAACTAATGCAGCCAGTTCTTCATTTACAATACTACTGACACACTCTTTATGGTAATGCAACTTTGTAGATGTATATTTTCTAGCATATATGTGTAGAAGTCTATCAAAAATTCAAGCACTCTAATGAATGATCtttgaaaaaaagtaagaaatcatCTACATCTTTGAATACAGACATGGAACTCAACCTATAATGCTTCTGAATTTTAGATATCTACTTACAAAGCCCTCTCACCCTTGTACACAGCAGTCTGTGATACCCTTCAATGATGATTCTTTGTGAATACATTGACTGATCTTTATGCATTTTCTGGCATGACAATGGCAGTGATCACATTGAATAAATAACAACCTACTTAAGTGTCTGGAAGCAAATTTCTTCATCTAGAATAGAAGATTAAACTAAAACCTACATCTCCCTATCTCCTAAACCCTACCTCAAATGAGCAAACATCAAATATTCTCAGTGTCTAGAAGATATACAAAAGAGCACACAGCTTCACCACACCTAATTTGCCAGATCTGACTCCCATCCAACATCATCACCCTCCACCTAGAGCCCCTCTCTCTGTTGTGtcttgaaaagagagaaagaaaccgcaCAGATGCAATCTAACCTTGCTCAATTTGTTAAGCTGTCAATATTGATGGATCCACACAACACACCAGTCCTAAATTTCTATGGTAAAAGTAGATTAGGTTATAGGAATATAAATCAGGATCACATATCGTCCTTACTCTCAACACAAACCACCCATACTCACATTCTCCTCGTCGGTGTTTGGAGGCCAGCCTGTCCACTGCTGGTTGCGCACTGCAATATTAGTCAGGTCGTGGATGTCGCCCTTGATCTCACGGATGCGACGACTGCCTGGGAACTTGAGGTTGTAATTCTTGCCATTGGTTTCAtcgtggatgaggaggaggtactCATCGCTGTGCGCGCCATTAACTCTGGAAGCAGAGAGTTAATGTGCTAAGAATGGATTTTGAGTCTTCATAATAACCAGTGTATATATCTTATTCATCACTCAggaatttttatcatttttactaatcAATACTCATTTTCTATTCTAATTATTAGTGAAGGACTAAAATTAGCATACAATTATgaagttatttctattatttctctttccctcaacaTCTTATGACAGCAGTGTTTAGCATGTTGCAGCAAGCTCAAGTGCATTCTAATACAATCAAGAAGATAAAGggtgaaataaacaaaacaagataaggaaaagacaaaatagagaaggagaaggagatcgaGGATGATGATGCATGGTTGAAGGAatagaatgaggtggaggaggcagaataggaagaggaggaggaggaggagaaagaggaagtggaagtggaagcagtgaaggaggaggatatggtaggcttgaacaaggaggaagaggtagggttgATCAAGGaatagggtaggaggaggaggaggagatggtaggcTTGAACAACGAGGAGGAGGTAGGGCTGATCAAGGaatagggtaggaggaggaggaggagatggagatggtaggcttgaacaaggaggaagaggtagggttgATCAAGGAattgggtaggaggaggaggaggaggagatggtaggcttgaacaaggaggaggaggagatggtaggcttgaacaaggaggaagaagtagggctgatcaaggaggaggaggaagagctgttaaa from the Penaeus vannamei isolate JL-2024 chromosome 1, ASM4276789v1, whole genome shotgun sequence genome contains:
- the casp gene encoding FAS-associated factor 1 produces the protein MANRDEILANFQACSGIDDVGEAFMHLEAANWNLLEALQVVMPQEATPATPAPLPPLQPISQSEVISVDSSPEMLPPPIPPLPAAVPSTSAATLPSSSDTAAVMDVNIQVLCGGASEGSSFPLELPNSTSVSELRTMLHQLVGITPCNQILEGFKTPVEDSTVITHALLPESRTLTLNAQSSVSFGNYFDRVNGAHSDEYLLLIHDETNGKNYNLKFPGSRRIREIKGDIHDLTNIAVRNQQWTGWPPNTDEENATLNSSGISKQHHLTVRKLVRERTPRAQRKTLVDTEDDNASGEEFEDTPELLNDDDDFFGMMDVDVPSSKKPQTLIPADIEDEVMGVIHFSEEFRNRYGNCVPMFYQGSLEDALKESVQLPAKNRKLLAVYLHHDGSVLSNVFCSQALCQLSTVDYLSANFVVWGWDLTHEANKARLLNLVTTHFGSMASTTVRTFSVDKLPALLVITRTRGTIEVLSVIHGNAVLDEVMTALLHAMEMFEEQRVTEVQEEEAREAREAVKAEQDAAYLESLAADRAKAAAKKQAEMEEKQERERVESIKQQEEAIKQAVRASLETDLPDEPGPDCKEPVSTLRFRIPGGETFHRNFLANTTLQVLLNFLHVKGYPADEYKCLQSWPRRDVSSLDTSKTLMDYKLYPQETLNIEER